The genomic window CATTATCGTTGGAGATTTAGAGTATTAACTGCTAGATGATTTTGTTTACCCGCTGGGGATCGGGTGTGTTGTGTTTGCGGATATGGAGAGTAGAGATGCTGCCATTAGAGAAGGACCGCATGCTTTGACCGATGATTCCACTTTCTCCCTAGTTCCGCATGATGAGAATATCAATATGCGCATGCCTGCCTTTGAATATGAAGTTTGGGTCATGTTTCTTGCTTTTCCAATGGACTATCAAACTGATCATTATGTCCATAAGGCTGTCTCACACTTTGGGAAGATGCTTGCCTGGCCCCGTCCGGGACAGAACAAGGCTAGAATCCTTGTTAAATGTCATATCAAAGATGTTGCTGAGGTGCCGCATAGTCTTGTGATTACCAGGGTTGGTTTACTGCCGGGTCTTGCTCGCTCGTGGTCGGTGCCTGTTTATGTTCTGAATGGTAGAAACACTATACCAAACTTGGTTGGTAATGAGGATGTTCCCCCGCTTTTGAATGCATCTCCACATCCATACCAGCTTCCTTACTACACCCTCATGCAGCAAGCAAGAATTGATGAGATGGCGGCTCAGGATGCTTTGAATGAGGCTGCCTGGAATGCCCCGGAACCTGCTCAAGATGTTCAGGAAAATGGGTGGGGTGTGTGGCCTGTGATCCCTCCACCTTACACTGGGTTCAGTTTCAGGACCTTCTTTCAGTATGATGGTCCGTCTCTCATGGATGGTGTGGATCCGGAGCATAATGTGCAGGATAATCTATCTGACATTTGGTCATCTGATTCGGAGTTTCAGGCAGTGGAAGCTTTGGCTGATGGATTTGTGAATGGCAACCCTGCAGCCAGGTTGGAGTTCGTCAGGGCTGGGGGAAGTTCTGTTTTTCTTTAGGTTCCAGTTGATCATGAGTTCTTGCTTTGGATTGGGGGTATGCTCAAGCGTAATATACACCAGCTATCACCCTTCAACATACTTCTCCTGTGATGTTGCCCCTAAACCCTTTTCAGAGTATTCAGAATCATCTTAATGCCGCTGCTGCAGCTTGGATTGAGTGTATGGTGCCTGAACCTGACATCTTCTCAAGGATCTTTGCTACTGCAATTCAGTGGGGGACAATTGCTATTCCATCGTCTATGCTGTCGCCTGAACCTAGGGCTCGGTTGATTGCTGCGAATTGGGATTTGCCTGAACACTCTCCTGGCCTCAAGGCGGTCACGCAGCTCGTCTCGGCAGAGGTGGAATCTCAGATAGTGCCTTCATCAGACCAGCCTACTGCGCTTCAGGTGCTTGCATCCTCTTCTGTGTTCAATGCTACTCAACACCGCAATGTGTTAGTGCCTTTGGACACCACTACTGTCAGACGGAGCAATCGATCCAACAAGTATGATGGATTCAAAATCAACCATGCTCCAGACACAAAGCATTCCAAATCAAGGGTGAAACCACGTGAGATTCCTTCTGTCAATGCTGTTTATTTGGCTGCTGCTCCTGTGTAGGTGCCCAATGCTGCCTGCCCCCCATCAACACCGATCGAGGATCTTCAACGGATGGGAAGCAACTGTGGAATTGCTCCGGAAGCCCTCTCCCGTGAGAAGTTGCTGGATGACCAGCGCTCGTCGGGGGAGGATGAAGACTGAAGTCTTCCCTTCCGATGAATAAATCGTGGAATGTGCTCTCGTGGAATATCAGAGGCATAAACTCTGATGCAAAACTTTTGGCTATTAGGAACGCGATTGATACTAGCGGTTGTTCAGTGCTATGTATCCAGGAAACTAAACGTGAATCCTTCGATCTTGCTTTTATTAAGACTTTCTGCCCTAAGCGCTTCGATAAATTTGTTTTTGCGCCATCAGTGGGTGCCTCTGGTGGCATCATTGTCATTTGGAATAGTGCTGTGTTTGTGGGCACATCTTGGTTTGTGGATTCTTTTGCCATTGGGATTTCTTTTGTGGCCACGCAGTCGAATGATTCGTGGAATCTAGTCAATGTCTATGGCCCCTGCTCTGGTCAGCGTAGAGTGGATTTTACGAACTGGCTTTTTGATTTGAATATCCCTGATGATGAAAACTGGCTAATTCTTGGCGACTTCAACTTTATTCGATCCACGACTAACAGAAACAAACCTGCGGGTGACGCTGTAGACATGCTGTTATTTAACGAGCTCATCCGTGCACAGTCGCTCATGGAATTACCTGTGAAAGGCCGAGCATTCACCTGGAGTAATATGCAGGATGATCCTCTGCTCGAACAGTTGGATTGGTTCTTCTCGTCGTCTTGTTGGACCACCTCATATCCAAACACAATGGTCCTGCCCCTGGGGAAGCCAGTGTCCGATCACATTCCGTGCGTGGTCACAATTGAATCAAGTATCCCCCGATCCAAGCTTTTTCGGTTTGAGAATTTCTGGACTAATCATGATGAGTTCATGGAGGTTGTTGCTAGCTCATGGTCTAAAACATGTCACGCACCCAATGCCGCGGCACGAATatgcaaaaaactaaaaaaacttgAGATATGATCTCAAGCGATGGAGCAAGGGTGTCTCGAAACTTAAAGTTCTGATTCAAAACAGTAATGAGACTCTGGCCATCATGGACACCCTTGAGGACAAACGACCTTTATATGTCCAGGAGTCAAACTTCAGGAAGATATTGAAAACCCACTTACAGGCCCTGCTCAAATACCAGAATGAGTACTGGCGAAAGAGATGTACTATCAGGTATTTTTGCTTTGCTGACGAAAATACTAAGCTCTTTCAGTCATTGGCCACAGAGAGGTATAGGCacaatgctattgccatgcttagagtTGGCGAGGTCGAAATTCATGATCATGTTGGCAAGGAGGGGGTCCTGTTCAATACATATAAGGATCATTTGGGTTCTTCTAAACCTACCAGCATGAAGTTTGATCTCTCTAGGATCATCCGCAGGATTGATGGGCTGGACCAACTGAGTGCGCCCTTCTCTACTGATGAAATAGATGATGTTGTTAAGGAAAAGCCGAATGACAGAGCCCCCGGCCCGGATGGTTTTAATGGTTGCTTTCTTAAGAAGTGCTGGCAAATCATCAAGTCAGATTTCTATGACCTCTGTCACGCTTTCCATGTTGGGGGACTTGACATCACTAGCATTAGTGAGGGATATATCACCCTGACGCCAAAAATATCCTCTCCGGAAACGGCTAATGATTTCAGACCAATTACCTTACTGAACTGTTGTCTCAAAGTCATTACAAAGATCTTGGCGAACCGGCTGCAGAAAGTCATTCTAAAAATCATACACAGGAACCAATATGGGTTTATCAAAGGTAGGACCATCCAGGATTGTCTCGCGTGGTCGTACGAATATATTCATCAATGCCACTCGTCTGGGAGAGAGATTATATTGCTTAAGCTTGATTTTGCCAAGGCCTTTGATACGATTGAACATGCCCGCATGTTGGAAATTATGGAACACATGGGTTTTGATGATAGGTGGTTAGGCTGGATGGAAACGATCTTTGGCTCGGGAGTTTCGTTAGTCCTCTTAAATGGTGTTCCTGGTCGGAAATTCAAATGCAAGTGTGACGTGCGACAGGGTGACCCTCTCTCACCAATGATCTTTGTCCTGGCGGCTGATCTGCTCCAAGCTGCGATCAATGACGCGTACACTCAGGGTTTGCTGGAGCTTCCCATTCCTCGTGAAAATGCGGGTGACTTCCCGGTGGTGCAATACGCTGACGACACAATCCTGGTTATGCAAGCTTGTCCTACACAGGCCGCCCACATGAAACTTATCTTGGAGGATTATGCGGCCTCGGTGGGACTCAAGATCAACTTCCATAAATCGACCCTCATACCCATTAACGTCGACCACCAGCGTGCTAGTGGGTTGGCAGGGGTGTTTGGCTACTCTATTGGCACCCTGCCGTTCACTTACATTGGTCTCCCCATGGGGACGACTAGGCCGAGTGTTCTCGATCTCTTGCCATTGGTACACTCGGTTGAGAGGAAAACATCCACTGCCCTATCGCTGATGTCGTCGGGGGCCAAACTGACGCTGGTCAATTCGGTGATCACCTCCATGCTGATCTATGCAATGTGCACGATCAAGCTGCACCCTAAAGTGGTTGAGCACCTTGACAAACTGCACCGCTACTGCCTCTGGGCAAAAAATTCTGATGATGGGATCAAATCCAACTCCCTTGCTGCCTGGGAGCTTGTCTGTCGACCCAAACGGTGTGGTGGCCTTGGTGTTATTCATATCAAAATACAAAATGCCGCGCTTCTCCTAAAGTACTTGTTCAAGTTCTACAATCGTGAGGATGTGCCCTGGGTTCAGCTTGTCTGGGAGGTGTACTACCCGAACAAGGTGCCGCACGCCACCGAGCCAGTGGGTTCCTTCTGGTGGAAAGATGTAATGCAGCTCAGTGGAACCTTCCGTGGGGTCGCCAAGGTCATCCCCGGGGATGGATGCAGCTCTCTGTTTTGGAAAGATGTCTGGTTTAGTGACACTGGCTCCGCACTGATGGACACGCATCCGCGAGCCTTCTCTTATGCTCTGAACGAGGATGACTCCGTTGCCATGGTTCTCAGGACCACTGATCCAGCCACAATCTTCAGTCTGCCTCTTTCTGTCCAGGCTAGGGAGGAGATCAGAGAGATACAGCAAGGGTCCTCGCATGTCAGTCTGGAAAACGGCTCGCCCGACGTTTGGGTCTGTGACCTAGGACGTTATTCGTCAAAGAAGTACTACAACCACTGTTTCAGGCAGGTGAAAGCTGATGAGGCCTTTGGATGGCTATGGAAATCCAAATGCCCGATCAAGTTTAAGATGTTTGGGTGGCTGCTTATGGTCGATCGTTTGAACACCAGGAACATGCTGAAGCGGCGGCACTTTGCTATAGCCGGGGGCAACTACACTTGCATGCTCTGCCAAAACCCGCCAGAGGAAACCGTGGAACATATCTTCTTCGTGTGCCCTTTTGCCAAACAATGCTGGAGTAAGGTTGGTCTGACCTGGCCAGGAGGAACCAACGGGCTAGCCATCTTGCATGGTGGGAGAGAGAGCTGGCGCCGGCCGCTTTTCAAGGATATCTTCCTGCTTGCTGCTTGGAGCCTGTGGATGGAAAGAAACAACCAACATTTCAGGGGGATCCCGCGCTCGTTCGTGGCGTGGTTAGCTAGATTCAAACATCTGTTGGGTTTGGTGATCCATAACTGTCCTGAGaaagttcatccttttctctctgaCTTCATTGTAAGTTTGGACCGCTAGTTTTTGTTTCTGCAACCCTTACGGCCGGGGGGCCTAAAACCCTTTGTAACACACTCGTAACTGTTatgttgtgagtaatacaaagtcagtgggagcctctcccactgtcactaattcttcaaaaaaaattatgaTATACACAACTATTTATTAATTATTAAGCCGAGTACAAATCAAAGGTAGTGAGGGAAAGGGTGGTCGGTGATCTTGGTCTGTTATTGTTGcttcggcggcggcagcagcaaccCTCTTCTCTGGTTGGGTCGGCAACCTTGGTACCATGGGTGACACGAGTGCGGATCCAAGTGAAAACTTGACGCTATGGCACCGTCAACGGCGCTGCATGCGGATGTCGCTTCCCTCTTGCATGTTTGTGGGTCCCCTCCTTGTGCTAACTAGGGTTCCAATTGAAAACTCTAGTCTCACTTTTTGGGCTCGGTGGTTACCCACTTGGGGGCGGAGTCATGGAGCTTGGGTACCTTCTGGTTGTTAGCTCGCTAGCGATTTCGATCATGCTTTGATCCTGGCATGTAGCTTTCTCGACTCTGGTGTGAGGTCGTATCGATTGTCTCTTATCTATTACATCTTGTCAACATTGTTCTCAGTCGTCATGATCTCCTGGCAGCAACGGCGCTCTGTGGCCCGAAGCACAAGGGCAGACGACCCTCTCTGGCAATTGGTTGGTGTGTTCGGTGACTGATGTTTTCCTAAGACTGTGTGATTCCTTTCTGAGCCAGTAGTCTTCGTGTAGCTTCTTGTTAGGTGTAGCATCTCTTGTACTATTGTGTAGCATCTCCTGTATTATTGTGTAGCATCTCCTGTATTATTGCTTAGCTTTGAGTTGTTGGCGTTGCTAGTCTTAAGAATTTCATTTCGCTTTCAATCTTTTTGTATGAGAATTTCCTCAGCATTGTATCGGTTCGTCCGTTTGAGTTAAATTACAATGTGGAGCGAAAGGCTGCTTCGAGAGTAAATGAGACACTACGAAAAGGAATAACGAAATGCATGGCTGTAAGAGTTGGCAAGAATCTTCACGGCGTAAATGGAACAGCAAGTGGTGGTGGAATCCCTTCCCTTTTTTTAAAGGACAGGGTCTGGAATAATCTTTAGGTGACTCTTTGATCCTCTTTTCATGGCGCTAAGTTTATTTGGTTCTCTTTTACGATGTCGACCCCTTGCCAAATATTCGCCGACTTTGGTTACTGATCTAGCCAAGTTCAAATTTGTATCCATGCTTATGAAGGATCAAATGAAAAATCAACGTGTTGCAAATGAGCATCTAGCTATAACTAGGTTTGATAATAGGATTCTTACGTTTATTGAAGTATAGCGCCTTATTTATATATTTACTTTGGTTTGTAAGATATTTCTTTTTTGAAACAAAGAAGGGCTTCACCCCTTCCGATTTCCATTAAGGGAAACCAAACACCTCAGTTCTTCCTACTaactactccctccataaagaaatataagagcatttagatcactatgttagtgatctaaacactcttatatttcttatAGAGGCAGTATAGCTACTAAAGAGACTAAATAATAGCGAGGAGCTGCTTTAGGCTGTAGTAGTGAGAATACCAAGGAAGGAGAGATACGCGCACCGTGATTGCATGTGTGAACATCCACCTCAACTTTACTTTAATCGGTTCCCACAAAAAAAACTTTACTTTAATCGCCGTTACTGGCCGGCCAGCATCTATTCCGTCCCATCCAAACACTGAAATGTCGCTCTCATGCACATACCCTACCAGCTTGAGGCCTAAGCTACAACCATCTATATATTGGCATCGACCACACCGTGGGACGGTGGGAGCAAAGGCGGCATCATGTCATTGACCACCAATGTCGATGGTACGTACGCATGACTACTTTCCTATGTTTGGCGATGATGGCTAGCTCGCCGACGGAATATATATTTGTCCCGCTGTAATTTTAACTGTTGTCTTGTCTAGTGTTTAAGCCGCCCCGCAGAGGCTATTACTGGAGCTATTACATCATCACAAGCTCTCAAGAGCTAGAGTCCGCCCTGGCGCAAACCTATCCGGTACCTACGCAATCATTTTAGTTAACTGCTGTGTTTCTCGTTGGATTTAATGAATTTCTGAAGCTATGATTTTTCTGTTTGAAATCAAGGTGGTGCTCATGTTCTGGGCGAGCTGGAACGAGCCGTGCAGGGTGATGATGAGACCCTTCAGGGCCATGGCCGTGGCGAAGAGGTGGGCCGCCATATTCTGCCAGGTGGACGTCGACAAGTTCAAAGTATGACAACGTAGGCATGCGTggatattactccctctgtaaagaaatatattaACATTCTTATATTTCTTGAGGGGgtatttctttacagagagagtaACTAATTTCGGATCGGATAACCAAACTGTGCATGTATAACTCGTACCTCACTGATATCACGTTCACAGGATATCGTGGAGCGGTACCGAGTGGAGGCGCTGCCAACGTTCCTGCTGCTCAAGCAAGGCGTGGAGAAGGGCAGGGTCGTCGGCGCCAAGGTCGCGGACCTCAGAACCATCATCATGGCCAACATATGAATGATACAGTACTACTGGTACTAGGCAGGATATGTCGACTGATGGTATTTTCATCAGCCGGCCTTTCCATTAGGTATATAGGTGAATCAACAGTTGCCACATGTATCGATTCATCTCGTCCAAAATCCCAATCACTTCCTTCTTAAACTGCCTTGCTGCACTCTGTCGGTCTAGGAAACTACTGTGCACATGACATATAGGGTGAACGACCATTGCACGATGACCCATCTAGCGGTTTGCAAACACGTTTGTTGCCATGCATGGACGGCTTCACTGGATTGTGGTTCAAAAATCATCTGTCGCCTCCATAGCAGGCCCGATATAAATAGCATACTGTGCCTGAGTTGTGCACTTGCCAATACAAAGTGTTTTTTTTGAATGTATCTATTTTTATAAAGCATTAAAGTTTATCTATTTATGAACAAACTATAGCATCTGAAAATCATTTATTTCTAACTTCAAGTTTTGTTGTCCAATTATTTTATTATATCTGGCATTGAATCGCTCCATACGGGTA from Triticum aestivum cultivar Chinese Spring unplaced genomic scaffold, IWGSC CS RefSeq v2.1 scaffold90323, whole genome shotgun sequence includes these protein-coding regions:
- the LOC123172376 gene encoding thioredoxin is translated as MSLTTNVDVFKPPRRGYYWSYYIITSSQELESALAQTYPVVLMFWASWNEPCRVMMRPFRAMAVAKRWAAIFCQVDVDKFKDIVERYRVEALPTFLLLKQGVEKGRVVGAKVADLRTIIMANI